A single Defluviitalea saccharophila DNA region contains:
- the iorA gene encoding indolepyruvate ferredoxin oxidoreductase subunit alpha produces MKKLMLGNEAIARGAYEAGVRVATAYPGTPSTEITELVAKYDEIYAEWAPNEKVAMEVAIGASIGGARAMVAMKHVGLNVAADPLFTVSYTGVNGGLVIVVADDPGMHSSQNEQDSRYYARSAHIPMLEPSDSQEAKDYVKLALELSEQYDTPVFVRMTTRVSHAQSVVEMGERQEVECKPYEKNIQKNVMMPGMAIKRHIVVENRMKELAKAANTMDINRIEWADKKIGVITSGISYQYVKEALPEASVLKLGMVHPLPKELIKEFAKSVDTLYIAEELEPIIEEQVKSMGIPAIGKEVFSVQGELSVRKIASAIAKRELTVRTPETLPGRPPVLCPGCPHRGMYYVINKLKLHAAGDIGCYTLGALPPLGGIDTCVCMGASIGMAHGIEKARGKEFAKKWVGIIGDSTFIHSGITGLIDIVYNKGISTVIILDNSTTGMTGHQDNPATGRTIKGEPAPVLNLVELSKAIGIKNVSVVDPFDLKEVETVLKEETNKEEPSVIIASRPCALLSKKKELAYKISDACVQCGLCLRLGCPSIEKQDGKIIINDALCNGCGLCTRVCRSSAIVREAE; encoded by the coding sequence ATGAAAAAGCTTATGTTAGGAAATGAAGCAATTGCCAGAGGAGCCTATGAAGCAGGGGTTAGGGTAGCGACGGCTTATCCGGGTACGCCCAGCACAGAGATTACCGAATTGGTTGCTAAGTACGATGAGATCTATGCGGAATGGGCTCCCAATGAAAAAGTAGCCATGGAAGTAGCCATAGGGGCTTCCATTGGAGGAGCCAGAGCTATGGTTGCCATGAAACATGTTGGATTAAATGTTGCAGCGGACCCTCTTTTTACTGTGTCTTATACTGGCGTCAACGGCGGCTTAGTTATTGTCGTTGCGGATGACCCCGGAATGCACAGTTCTCAAAATGAACAGGACAGCCGTTATTATGCCAGATCTGCTCATATTCCAATGCTTGAACCTTCCGATAGCCAGGAAGCAAAGGATTATGTGAAACTTGCCCTGGAACTTAGTGAACAATACGATACGCCGGTTTTCGTTCGTATGACAACGCGTGTTTCTCACGCTCAAAGTGTTGTAGAAATGGGTGAAAGACAGGAAGTAGAATGCAAGCCCTATGAAAAAAATATTCAAAAGAATGTTATGATGCCGGGTATGGCCATTAAAAGGCATATAGTAGTTGAAAATAGAATGAAAGAACTTGCAAAGGCTGCCAATACAATGGATATCAACAGAATAGAATGGGCAGATAAAAAAATAGGGGTTATTACAAGCGGTATTAGTTATCAATATGTCAAAGAAGCCCTTCCAGAAGCTTCGGTATTAAAGCTTGGAATGGTACATCCACTTCCTAAAGAGCTCATTAAAGAGTTTGCTAAGTCAGTGGATACCCTTTATATAGCAGAGGAATTGGAACCCATTATAGAAGAACAGGTAAAAAGTATGGGAATACCAGCGATAGGAAAAGAGGTATTTTCAGTTCAAGGAGAACTTAGTGTAAGAAAAATTGCGTCAGCAATTGCTAAACGCGAGTTAACGGTTAGAACTCCTGAAACCTTACCGGGACGTCCTCCTGTATTATGTCCTGGATGTCCCCATAGAGGAATGTATTATGTTATCAACAAGCTGAAGCTTCATGCGGCAGGGGATATTGGATGTTATACGTTAGGAGCACTTCCGCCCTTGGGAGGCATAGATACCTGTGTGTGCATGGGTGCAAGTATTGGAATGGCCCATGGAATAGAGAAAGCAAGAGGAAAAGAATTTGCAAAAAAATGGGTAGGTATTATTGGAGATTCCACCTTTATTCATTCAGGAATTACGGGTTTAATTGATATAGTTTATAATAAGGGAATATCGACAGTCATTATTTTAGATAACTCTACGACCGGTATGACAGGGCACCAGGACAATCCTGCTACGGGAAGAACCATTAAAGGGGAGCCGGCTCCTGTACTAAATTTAGTAGAACTATCCAAAGCTATTGGCATTAAAAACGTAAGTGTGGTAGATCCCTTTGACTTAAAAGAAGTAGAAACGGTTCTTAAGGAAGAAACGAATAAAGAGGAACCATCGGTGATTATTGCCAGCAGACCTTGTGCACTTTTATCGAAGAAAAAAGAACTGGCCTATAAGATTTCTGATGCCTGTGTGCAGTGCGGCTTATGTTTAAGATTAGGATGTCCTTCTATTGAAAAACAGGATGGAAAAATCATTATCAATGATGCACTGTGTAATGGATGTGGCCTTTGTACAAGGGTTTGCAGAAGCAGCGCAATCGTAAGGGAGGCTGAATAA
- a CDS encoding SH3 domain-containing C40 family peptidase has protein sequence MKKFNHLRLKYLVGFLIILLLNGSILYAEINESNKVSKTNIVLSSTWGIVNQDCINIRQYPDSNAKILGTANKKDVLIVTGKYKKWYRIRYKNKSAWIYAQYLEGYNIPFIREIIPMTKEEILRREIVHYAKQFIGTPYCYGGTDLRKGVDCSGFTRAVMQNFGISIHRTSSGQFHNGTIVKKADLSPADLVFFDTSGRNNGKISHVGLYIGNDKFIHATTTKGVKIDDLSQGYYKRTYVLAASVIDEK, from the coding sequence ATGAAAAAGTTTAATCACCTACGGCTAAAATATTTAGTTGGATTTCTGATAATACTGCTTTTAAATGGCTCGATCTTATATGCAGAGATAAATGAATCTAATAAAGTTTCCAAAACTAATATTGTTTTATCTTCTACATGGGGTATAGTGAATCAAGATTGTATTAATATAAGACAATATCCTGATTCGAATGCAAAAATTCTAGGTACAGCCAATAAAAAGGATGTCCTTATTGTCACAGGCAAATATAAAAAGTGGTATCGAATCCGATATAAGAATAAATCTGCCTGGATTTATGCTCAGTATCTGGAAGGATACAATATCCCATTCATACGAGAAATCATTCCGATGACAAAAGAAGAAATCTTAAGAAGAGAAATTGTCCATTATGCAAAGCAGTTTATCGGAACTCCCTATTGCTATGGTGGGACCGATTTAAGAAAAGGGGTGGACTGCTCCGGTTTTACCCGGGCGGTTATGCAAAACTTCGGCATTTCTATACATAGAACTTCCAGCGGTCAATTTCATAACGGAACCATCGTCAAAAAAGCAGATTTAAGCCCTGCCGACCTGGTATTCTTTGATACTTCCGGAAGAAATAACGGTAAAATATCTCATGTGGGGTTGTATATAGGCAACGATAAATTTATTCATGCGACCACCACAAAAGGCGTAAAGATAGATGATTTATCCCAAGGTTATTACAAAAGAACCTATGTATTGGCTGCATCAGTAATTGATGAAAAATAA